Below is a genomic region from Geminocystis sp. M7585_C2015_104.
ACCAAGGGAAAACTGGAGTTATCAGGTAGGCTCGGGGATTGCTACTACTATTGAAGTAATAAATCTTACAGTAGGGATTGAAAGATTTCTATGTTTCTTGGGGATTCCTGTGGAAATTATCCCCCCAAATGGGGCAGTGTATGTGGCAGCGGGCGATAAATTGCTGGGTTATATCGAGTACAATGACCCCTTAAAACGTCCAGGTTTATCTTTTAACAGGGGATGATCAAACCAGAACGTTGGAAGTAGCCAACATTCTCGGCATTCCTCGGAGAGTCTACGCGGAGGCTTTTCCTGAAGACAAGGCTAAAATTGTCCGCAGTCTCCATAAATAGGGGAAAGTGGTGGCCCTTGTTGGTGATGGTTTGAACGACGCTGCCGCCTTGGCTTATGCAGATGTCTCTATCTCTTTCGCCTCCGCCTCTGACATCGCCCTGGACACTGCCGACGTAGTAATAATGGATGACAACTTATTAACTCTCCTCGACGCCGCTGCCATTGCCAAAGAAACCAGGAGTTTAATCCGAAAAACTATATCTGTATTATTAAATTGTTATCATAGCCCTAATATTCGCCTGTACCACTGGCATTAATCCCCTTATTGCCACCATCATCCACAATGGCACAGCTATTCTGGCCGGCATAAATAGTCTACGCCCTCTTCTGCCACACCTACTTCCCTCTGAAAACCGGCACAAGTGATAATTTTATGCAATAGTCTAGAGCAGAGTTGTCAGTCAGAGGGAAGTCATGTCTCTGCCTTGTCCATAATGCAAGAGTAGAAGGGAGAATTTTTGGGAGACTAACCCCGTCCCCCTTCAGGGGTAAAATGCTAGAGTAGGCAGCCCTAACTCTTCTGGCCATCCCATCATTAAATTAAAACACTGAACCGCCTGTCCTGACTGTCCTTTGATGAGATTATCAATGGCAGACATTACTATTACTCTGCCAGTACGGGGGTCTACCTCTAAACCTATGTATGCCAGATTGGTATAACAGGCCCATTTAGTCTGGGGATAGACTCCCCTATCCAGGATAGCCACAAACACACTATTGCGATAGAAGGCGCGGTAAATGGTAATAAGGTCGTCTGTCACTAAGCCAGGATCTGTTAGGGTACCATAGACAGTGGCCAGAATTCCTCTGGGCATGGGAGCCAAGTGGGGTGTAAACTGTACTTTTACCTCCCGGCGAGCCAAATCTGAGCAAATTTGTTCAATTTCTGGGGTATGACGGTGTTTAGCCACCCCATATGCCCCAAGGGAATTGTCCGCTTCTGCCAAAAGCAAATGAGTCTTGGCCTGTCGGCCACCGCCAGAAGTGCCTGATTTGGCGTCTATGATTATACTGTCTGGTACCACCAACCCCTGTTTCAACAGCGGCGCCAAGGCTAATAGACTGGCAGTGGGGTAGCATCCCGGGCAACCTATCAAAACACTATTTTTGATTTGTTCGCGGTACAATTCTGGTAAACCGTATACCGCTTTACCCGCCGTTTCCCCATCATCCCTCTCTGTATTGTACCAAGTCCTATAGGTCTCCAAATTCCTAAAGCGATAGTCTGCAGACAAGTCCAACACTTTGCAACCTTTTTGCAGAAGAGTTGGCGCCATTTTACAGGCCAAGCCGTTAGGAAGTCCCAAAAATACTACTTCGCAACGGGAGGCAATAGTATCTAAGTCTATGGGCTCAATTTTCTTTTTCAACCTATGGTGTAAATGGGGGTATAAGTCTCCATATTCCTTGCCGGCACTACTTTCCCCTCCTAAGTATGTTATTTCCACCTGGGGGTGAGTTAACAAAAGACGCACCAGTTGTACTCCACCGTATCCTGACGCCCCTACAATGCCTACAGATACCTTTTTTGTGTTCGAATAACTCATAAGATTGGCAAAGAAAATGGGTAATATCTCTGCTGAATTTTAATATAAAACCTTCCTAAATTGATCTTTTTGCCGGCAAGTTTTGCCCATCAAAATATCTTCCACCACAAGTGACTGCCATCGGGGAAAGTGGTAAAGGCATTTACTTTTGCTTTTTTCAGTTGTTCGCGGTTTATTTTCGCATTTTTCAGATTAGCGCCACAAAAATTGGCATTGGTAACGTCAGCATTGGTAAAATCGGCACTGGTCAAATCGGCTCCCTTAAAATTGGCATTCTGGAGATTGCTCTTGACAAAATAGGCCTGTGTCAGGTTAGCTTTGCTAAAATTGGCATTGGTCAGGTCGGCCCCATAGAAATTCCCTTGGCATGCTTGAACTTGACTCAAATTAGCCCCTTGGAGTTGACTGTAACGGAATATACATCTGCTCAGTTTTTCCCCCTCAAGATTCAAACCCTGTAAATCCTGTTCACTAAAGTCTCTTTTCCCATTTTTTAGAGCTGTAATAAACCTGTACTCATCCCACTTTATTGCGATTTTCTTGCCAGTTTCTTTTCGTTTCTCTATGGCTTTCCTTAATTGTTCTTCTGGGGAAACGGTTTTGCTAATCTCTGTGTTGGGGTTACCACCAACACTAAGGTCTGTTTTTGGCAAAGAGGTTATACCGGTGTTCACCCCAGATTCCATGGGGATTTTTACCATATTTCCCTCCAGATTTTCAATCCCTAAATCTTCCATCAGTTGCTCAACATTTCTGTAACGGTCCTTTGTGTTAATGGCCAACATCTTCTCTAAGATTTTCACCATTTTGTCGCTCAAGGAAACCTCATTTTGCCACAACAACTCGCCGGTGTCCGGGTGAATGGGAAAATTTTTAGGAGACTTTCCGGTTAATAGGTAAAGACAAGTGGCACCGAGGGCGTAAATATCACTGGCATACACTGGACGCATGGCCAATTGTTCGGGGGGGGCATAACCCATAGTGCCCACAGAAAACTTAGTTAAAGCCGTCTGGCCATAAGTTTTTGCCAGTTGAGTATTTACCTCGTCTTTTACTGCTCCAAAGTCTATTAGTATCAGTTTCCCATCCTTTTTCCGCCGCAAAATATTAGCAGGTTTTATGTCTCGGTGAATTATTTTCTGGGAGTGAATGTATTGTATAACAGGGGTGATTTCTGCCAAAAATCTTCTTAAAGCCAACTCGCCGTATACTCCCTCATCCTTTACTTCTTTTTGTAGATTTTGGCCATTTATCAACTCTTGAATCAGGTAAAAATGTCCGTTTTCTTCAAAATAATCAAATAGACGAGGTATCTGGGGATGATTGATTTGTCCTAGAGTTTTCGCCTCCCTTTCAAACAGACTAAGGGCAGTTTTGAAGGCTTGGGGGTCGTCTGTACTTGGTCGTAGTTGTTTTATAACACAAAGAGGATTGCCAGTAATGGTCAAGTCTACACCAATAAAAGTGGTGCCAAAACCCCCCCTACCCAAAACCTTGATTGCTCGATAACGATTTTTTAGAATCAGATTCCAACCACAGGTATAACACTTTTTGAGTTTGGGGTGATTTCTGGGCTGAGGGCAGTTAGGATTGAGACAATAACTAATAATCATGGGTGTGTGAAAGAATAGCCAATAGATCCAGTTGACAGACTAGTAATGTGAGAAACTAGTTTTAATTATCAAAAACATTAGAACCCTGTCATTGATGCACCTATTATAGCCGCCCATATGATGTTAACAGTTTTAACTGAGTATTATAGAAATACAAACCTCCTTACACCCCCTCCAAAACCCGGAAAACAAATAATACCCACTTTCATTATATGCGATTTAACTTTTATACCCTGGATGTATTTGCCAATAAAGTTTTTTGTGGAAATCAACTAGCAGTTTTTCCTGATGCCTCTGGCCTAAAAACAGAAATAATGGCCAAAATTGCTAGGGAATTCAACTTTTCTGAAACTGCTTTTGTCTTTCCCCCTTCCCATAAAAATGCCAATTATCTGGTGCGTATTTTCACCCCCGCGGGAGAAATTCCTTTTGCAGGACACCCCACCATTGGCACTGCCTTTTTATTGGCCTACCTAGACAAATCCAATTCCACACAACTGATTTTAGAAGAACAGATAGGACTAGTTCCGGTAAAAATCTATA
It encodes:
- a CDS encoding N-acetyl-gamma-glutamyl-phosphate reductase, with the protein product MSYSNTKKVSVGIVGASGYGGVQLVRLLLTHPQVEITYLGGESSAGKEYGDLYPHLHHRLKKKIEPIDLDTIASRCEVVFLGLPNGLACKMAPTLLQKGCKVLDLSADYRFRNLETYRTWYNTERDDGETAGKAVYGLPELYREQIKNSVLIGCPGCYPTASLLALAPLLKQGLVVPDSIIIDAKSGTSGGGRQAKTHLLLAEADNSLGAYGVAKHRHTPEIEQICSDLARREVKVQFTPHLAPMPRGILATVYGTLTDPGLVTDDLITIYRAFYRNSVFVAILDRGVYPQTKWACYTNLAYIGLEVDPRTGRVIVMSAIDNLIKGQSGQAVQCFNLMMGWPEELGLPTLAFYP
- a CDS encoding pentapeptide repeat-containing protein, which translates into the protein MIISYCLNPNCPQPRNHPKLKKCYTCGWNLILKNRYRAIKVLGRGGFGTTFIGVDLTITGNPLCVIKQLRPSTDDPQAFKTALSLFEREAKTLGQINHPQIPRLFDYFEENGHFYLIQELINGQNLQKEVKDEGVYGELALRRFLAEITPVIQYIHSQKIIHRDIKPANILRRKKDGKLILIDFGAVKDEVNTQLAKTYGQTALTKFSVGTMGYAPPEQLAMRPVYASDIYALGATCLYLLTGKSPKNFPIHPDTGELLWQNEVSLSDKMVKILEKMLAINTKDRYRNVEQLMEDLGIENLEGNMVKIPMESGVNTGITSLPKTDLSVGGNPNTEISKTVSPEEQLRKAIEKRKETGKKIAIKWDEYRFITALKNGKRDFSEQDLQGLNLEGEKLSRCIFRYSQLQGANLSQVQACQGNFYGADLTNANFSKANLTQAYFVKSNLQNANFKGADLTSADFTNADVTNANFCGANLKNAKINREQLKKAKVNAFTTFPDGSHLWWKIF